A stretch of the Cervus canadensis isolate Bull #8, Minnesota chromosome 16, ASM1932006v1, whole genome shotgun sequence genome encodes the following:
- the LOC122454307 gene encoding uncharacterized protein LOC122454307: protein MKLRTLLAVVLQTHMTDVTIFSHPSLMQHKHSTYYQLNILKRSFSKDFLSQQILLVEEQNHRDGAQPSVVPDALEEVQSLLQAVGLVVLPNDHVVAAAGNHEDDGSHIIEALDPFAVFIALAAHVKHVEVDFVHLELGLKDSRSQDTAAKQILVAGHVVILLDDINLVQEVLGAVNQLVLVGALIAGTHPFILPESLGMLVEFGREIKVRHVHHAQNVIHSELVLRVGQLHRGHQVAHGGHDGFNGLFQVVFDVLHFGGLLTIAVAPCSLRVLFAALSIKPINMQDPHLLHNGAFTRFSNTQQQQTVRGPVDLLVLLQLLLDLLVGLALRLLLVALVLGLAVSETAHGGGGGGGSKIEDYFPEFARYTTPEDATPEPGEDPRVTRAKYFIRDEFLRISTASGDGRHYCYPHFTCAVDTENIRRVFNDCRDIIQRMHLRQYELL, encoded by the coding sequence CACATATTATCagctaaatatattaaaaagatcattcaGCAAGGACTTTCTCAGCCAGCAGATCTTGCTTGTTGAGGAACAGAATCACAGAGATGGTGCGCAGCCATCTGTTGTTCCAGATGCTCTTGAAGAGGTTCAGAGCCTCCTGCAGGCGGTTGGTCTGGTTGTCCTCCCGAATGACCATGTTGTAGCTGCTGCTGGCAACCACGAAGATGATGGCAGTCACATCATTGAAGCATTGGATCCATTTGCGGTGTTCATCGCGCTGGCCGCCCACGTCAAACATGTGGAAGTTGACTTTGTCCACCTGGAACTTGGTCTCAAAGATTCCAGAAGTCAGGACACGGCAGCGAAGCAGATCCTGGTCGCTGGGCACGTAGTCATCCTGCTTGATGACATCAATCTTGTCCAGGAAGTACTGGGCGCAGTCAATCAGCTGGTACTCGTTGGAGCGCTCATAGCAGGCACGCACCCCTTCATCCTCCCAGAGAGCCTTGGCATGCTCGTAGAATTCGGGAGGGAAATCAAAGTCCGGCACGTTCATCACGCTCAGAATGTAATCCACTCTGAACTGGTTCTCAGGGTTGGCCAGCTCCACAGGGGGCACCAGGTTGCTCATGGCGGCCACGATGGTTTCAATGGCCTCTTTCAGGTTGTTTTTGATGTCCTGCACTTTGGTGGCCTTCTCACCATCGCTGTTGCTCCTTGCAGCCTGCGGGTCCTCTTCGCCGCCCTCTCCATTAAACCCATTAACATGCAGGATCCTCATTTGCTTCACAATGGTGCTTTTACCAGATTCTCCAACACCCAGCAGCAGCAGACGGTGCGTGGCCCGGTAGACCTGCTTGTCCTTCTGCAGCTGCTTCTCGATCTTCTTGTTGGCCTCGCGCTGCGCCTTCTCCTCGTTGCGCTGGTCCTCGGTCTTGCTGTTTCCGAGACAGcccatggcggcggcggcggcggcggctcgaAGATTGAGGACTACTTTCCAGAATTTGCTCGCTACACTACTCCTGAGGATGCGACTCCCGAGCCCGGAGAGGACCCACGTGTGACCCGGGCCAAGTACTTCATTCGAGATGAATTTCTGAGAATCAGCACTGCTAGTGGAGATGGGCGCCACTACTGCTACCCTCACTTCACCTGCGCTGTGGACACCGAGAACATCCGCCGTGTGTTCAACGACTGCCGTGACATCATCCAGCGCATGCACCTCCGTCAGTATGAGCTGCTCTAA